The Gadus chalcogrammus isolate NIFS_2021 chromosome 16, NIFS_Gcha_1.0, whole genome shotgun sequence DNA window GCAGTCCACGGGAGGCCACTGGCACTCCATTGTCGCAGCTCTCATTCCCATTGTCCTGTTATATTGGGAGGCTGGAGTGGGTACTCTAAGCAGAAAGGACGGCAACAAAGGGCTGCTCGGATGTGGATGTGCATGCCTTCATCGCGAGGAGCACGCCTGCTAATAGATACAGACGAGCATTTAATTTGCACCGCTGTTTCCAATGACGTTTATTCAAGCTGATTGTCTATCAGCTGGCACTTATGTAAGGAGTAATTATAGCCTGTCTCCTTCTCACGCTCTCCTGATCTACACACATGCATCTGAGTGTACTGCAAAAAAATAAGTAAGAAGTAAGAAGTTCTTaatcctttttttctccccccttaCACCCACCCAGCTCAGAATTCCTTGAAAGCTTGATCGTTCCTGGGCCTATAGCGTTTTAATTGTTGTATTAAAGGACAAAAGAACCTTGGATATATGTTTCATAAAACCTCAGTTTCCTGTCCTCAAGTAACTTACGCTACAAAGCAGCCCCATTTTTAGCCATACGGGAAATAACTAACATTtcagatagagaggggggggtataGATCCCACTCTCATCGAGTTTCCTGCTGTTGTCATCTGGCCTCTAGAAGGCTCCTGAGCACTGGAAACGCAGTTGTGAACCCCTCCACGTTACCATGCCTCCGGCTTGTCTGATATCTCCCCATTGTCTCGGAAACTGACAAAGGTAATGGAATTCTACTATAGATTAATGActttgaaaatatatttgtcCACATCTTCTTTTAGATGCAATGTGAAGGCTGTCTGAATGGGCTTCCTCTGGAGTATTGTTTTTTCAGCACCTTTGTTGCCATTATAGGTTCAGAAAAGCTAATGGCATTAATCGTTCAGACGGAGAATTCAAAAAccatggtgttttttttttggttctaCTCTTGTTGCCAAGTAAATGAGATGTCACAGCTAAAAGATGGAACAAACAAGCATTAAGAGCCTCCTCACACTGCAAAAAAGGCCCTTCTGGAAATAAGCTTAATATTCCTAAATCTAGCCTAATGATCTTAAACATTTACTAAGTTAGAATTCTTAAAACTAGCAAAAAGGTCCAGCCACTGGAAAATCATAATGTGCCTTAAAACTAGATAAAAAGGCTAGAATTTGAGCAAACTGAGCTTACTTCAAGCAATGCAATCATATTTATTTAAGACAGTAACTTAAAATGAGAAAATTAGTCTCTTATTAGCTCACTATTAGAAATGATATCTTGAAATAAGATGAATAATTAGCAAAAACATTCAACACATCTAGAAATAAGCAAAATTATCTTGTACTGAGCAAAACAATCTCCCAATGGGCTAAGAACAATTGACTAGGTTAGAATTCTATACACTGCAAATTTCCCTGAACTTGCCAAGATTTAAAAACATATATCAAGTTATTCATCTTCTTTTAAGATTTATTATCTATTTATCAGTTCTGAATTGGTTGTATAATCTTAAAAAGTAACTAATATATTTCTTCCATGACTCAACTAGTCAGAATATCTTAAATTTAGTCAATTTACTCTTAAAAGAAGATAAAATCCATTTCCCATATTTTCCCCCTGCCACACCCAACTTGTTTCTAGATCCAGTGATAAAGACTTGCTTGATATAAGAGTgacagcatttttttttaagaaaaatacaACTTTTATTCAAAAGTAATAGACCCAACAAAGGGATTGATCCCCAACAGGTTCAAACAAAGGAATCTCCATTGAAACAAAATGTGACTACATGAGTAGGCTAACAGGGTAACAGAGTTAAATGACACCTCATATTTTGTTGCCACTTGGCAAGtaatgaaattattattttttcttcaaaagTAAGAACAACCCGAAAGGGATGGATTTCCACTCCTCAAACGttttttgaaaaataatcaaaaataaaaaaaatctgtacCAAGTAACAATTATTACATAATGATAGATATAATGACCTCATGAAGTGCTAGGGCCATTTCGGTCAGCAATTATGTCACTTAGATTATATTTTATTGGGACAAACACACTTCCTTTGAAAGAAACAGAGAAATATGAGGTATGATCAATGAGGTCATGCACTAGTTCCGTTGCTTGGGCAAGAGCGGGAATTGTCACTTTGTAGGCACAGAAATCTTTGTCAAAGGTTAAGGTTTCATATGGTATAGTTTCAAAAGCACTAAAAAAGGAATTTACCATAAAAATGCCTTTCACCAATCCAAACACAGGCAAATGATCATCCACGTGAGTGATAATCAAAGACTTCCCacttatgtatttatttccaTTAAGGATGAGCCATTTAACTGATACAACATTCTCTGAAATCTCCATGCCCAAAAAGTCTCTAAATTTAGCTTGAATGTACTGTAGATTTGCAACCTCGGAAATAGGCCCTAATTCTCTCTCATTTGCAAAAATAGGATGCTCACAGCCAATTTCATTCTGACAACACTCAAGGAACTGATTATGTTTAGCTAGTGacttacaaacatttttaaaattCAATTTTGAAGCCCACTGCTTAAAATAACTGTGCTTTGCTTCAAATCGCATGCACATGCATCTTATCAAAGGACCAAGGGATTTGATTTGACTGGGTAGATGCAACATGTAATGCTGCTTAGGTATTACATTACTCTCAGGGAAAAGGTGTTTGAATTGATTCAAATGTTTTTCGATCATAATTTTGAGCTGTGATATTGTTTGTAAAGAAATTACTGGAGCAAGTACTATCTGTACTATTTCAATCAATGTATTAATAAATGTAACATACTCATTGTCCACATCTCCCCAAAGAAAAGGTAGTATTTTTATAAGTATTAACATCTGCCCACATGTTTGCTTCAATTTGTTGTCATTAGAAGTTAAAGTGGTCACACTGATAGGGCAAGGCTTATCACGTACATCAAGAGGTGAATAAGGAAAATTCTGAAGAGCCGAATTGAATGCATCTAATTCTATGTCTCctgacaaaatacgtttttttaaCACAAGCTTAATTTCCTTCGGTGCGACACCTTCAAAGATTACGTGCATTATATCCTGAGGAGTTTGTTGGATTATATCAAATGCAGGAAAATCAATAAGTCTGCTCCTTCTGTTTATTCCATAAGTGGTTTTGAGGTTGGCCTGTAAATTATCTGTGCTGGCTTTATCTATTTCAAAACATTGCCTAATGTGCTTCGCATGAGTTCTTTGGACAAACTCATTCTCATCAAAACTTGTTTGCATATCTTCAAAAGTACATTCGCAGTGCCTGCACTTGCGATACGCAAAACCAACCCCTTCTTTAAACCCAGCAAGCTCATGTTGGGCAAGTGTGTCTCCACACAAAGCTATCACAGCACCATATAAGTCCATATCACCGTTTTTTGTTTCAATTTTAACACCATTATAGAGTAAATCCATGTCTTTCAGAATTCTTTGTAAAACCGCATCAACACCCCACTTCTTCACATATTCAGCTTTTGCAATAGCCAGGAGTCGTATTGCTGCTAATTTAGACCTAAATTTGGGATCAATATTACCTAAGCTGTAATAAACCATTAACAATTTGTTTGCTCTAGTGTAAGAACCCAGGGGATTGCATATTTCGATCTCATCTGTATACAGAATTAATTGCAATGCGTTGGGCTTCCTAGAATACAATGGATGGTTTCTGAACATATCCCCATCAACAAAGTCATACAAGTATCCCTCTCGGCTTCTTGGTGGTACAGTATTAAACATGGTAAAGATTCGCGAATCAGAAAGAAGTTGCTTAAGGCTTTCAATTAGTGGCACATAGTAAAAACCTCTTTTTCGTATGGCCATAACTCTTGAACTGCCCTTTTTGACCCGACAAATTGTCTGAGAGACAACGACTTCTTCTGGACTCACTGGACTGAAATGTTCTGAAACAGCTCTTTCCAGTCCATTTGTAGTAGTGGAGAAGGGATCAATGAAATTATCAAATGTAGCCAGTGCTGCATCTTGAAGCTGAGATGTCCCGGTGTGTTCTTCAAATACTTCTCTCATTTTATTCCTCAATGTTTCCAGAAGAGTGGCTTGATATTGCTGTACCCCTGTGATGATGTTGTTGACAGTCCTCTGTGAAGTTTTAAGTTTAAGTTGTTACAAGGGATTGCCATTATGTTTAGCATATCCAATAAACTATTGTAGAGTGGAACACTGGAAATGCTTACCTGTGACAGGTGGCATTGTTCACGAACACTTATGGCAAAAGCTGCTGCAGATCTGGCAATGTCAGGCCCGGTGACAGATGTTGGAGCTGCAGCTTCTCCCTGATAAATCACACAAATACAACTTAGGCTATGCTATTGGCCATTTGTAGTTCCAAATAGGACTTTAAATTTAAATCCCACTTAGCAAGTCAATTTTAAATCATTTATTGAAAGTGTAAACTGATAGCTTATATTAGCTGCTTAGAGCTTCGATcctatagagctcgtaagtcgccATTGCTCATGGGACCCATGAGACCGAAAacaatgaatgggagtcaatggagagaaagtaattattttctgatcccagtctttatatgccccggattacacatatgttgtttgtggatttaaatgataatttttcatgcaaagaaaactataatTTAGCGGGATCTGTTTGCGAGTGGTGGTGACGTCTATCATACGTGTCGAGAGAAGCGGGAGTTGTAGTCCACAAAGCGCCCCACACAAAAACTAACCGTATCAAACTCCTACCCGCTAAattatagttttctttgcatgaaaaattatcatttaaatccacaaacatgtGTAAACgtgggcatataaagactgggatcagaaaataattactttctctccattctcttcatttttttcggtctcataggtcccatgagcaatggcgacttacgagctctatagaGTTTTTAAATGAAATTCAAATTCGTAATTCTAACAACTTCTACACGTCACATTCCCCCAGCACATAGACAAGATAGCAGAACTAGGCTCAACTGCAAACTTACTGCATTGCTTGATTGGGCCTCAGGCATCTCTGGTGGGTCCTGCGTTCCAAGTTCGAGAAGGTCAGGTGATGATTCCATGGAGCTGTCCATGGAAGGAGTCATAGAATTGCCAAATATCGATACGCCGAAGTTTTCTAATAAAGGTGGTGCGGATGTGGGTGTCGTTCTCCATTGACATGGTGGACATCCAGACGTTACATACAGGGGATGCGTTCGTTTCAGGTGACGATAAAATGAGTTAAAAACTCTGAACTCTTGCTCACAGCCATCAATCCCACAGAAAACCCAAAATTCTGCATTACGACCATGTGTGACATTGATGTGGCTAAGAAGATTCTTCAATCTAAAAGCCACAAAAATGATACAGATCATGCAGCGCCACACCGACATGTCTTCTGACGAGGTTGA harbors:
- the LOC130406718 gene encoding uncharacterized protein LOC130406718; this translates as MSVWRCMICIIFVAFRLKNLLSHINVTHGRNAEFWVFCGIDGCEQEFRVFNSFYRHLKRTHPLYVTSGCPPCQWRTTPTSAPPLLENFGVSIFGNSMTPSMDSSMESSPDLLELGTQDPPEMPEAQSSNAGEAAAPTSVTGPDIARSAAAFAISVREQCHLSQRTVNNIITGVQQYQATLLETLRNKMREVFEEHTGTSQLQDAALATFDNFIDPFSTTTNGLERAVSEHFSPVSPEEVVVSQTICRVKKGSSRVMAIRKRGFYYVPLIESLKQLLSDSRIFTMFNTVPPRSREGYLYDFVDGDMFRNHPLYSRKPNALQLILYTDEIEICNPLGSYTRANKLLMVYYSLGNIDPKFRSKLAAIRLLAIAKAEYVKKWGVDAVLQRILKDMDLLYNGVKIETKNGDMDLYGAVIALCGDTLAQHELAGFKEGVGFAYRKCRHCECTFEDMQTSFDENEFVQRTHAKHIRQCFEIDKASTDNLQANLKTTYGINRRSRLIDFPAFDIIQQTPQDIMHVIFEGVAPKEIKLVLKKRILSGDIELDAFNSALQNFPYSPLDVRDKPCPISVTTLTSNDNKLKQTCGQMLILIKILPFLWGDVDNEYVTFINTLIEIVQIVLAPVISLQTISQLKIMIEKHLNQFKHLFPESNVIPKQHYMLHLPSQIKSLGPLIRCMCMRFEAKHSYFKQWASKLNFKNVCKSLAKHNQFLECCQNEIGCEHPIFANERELGPISEVANLQYIQAKFRDFLGMEISENVVSVKWLILNGNKYISGKSLIITHVDDHLPVFGLVKGIFMVNSFFSAFETIPYETLTFDKDFCAYKVTIPALAQATELVHDLIDHTSYFSVSFKGSVFVPIKYNLSDIIADRNGPSTS